In Pleomorphomonas sp. T1.2MG-36, one genomic interval encodes:
- the dmeF gene encoding CDF family Co(II)/Ni(II) efflux transporter DmeF yields the protein MEQSDVGGMAHDHVFLGRDHDRNTRRVLWVVLLTLTMMVGEIVAGVVFNSMALLADGFHMATHAGALTVAAFAYLLARRYAAERRFTFGTGKVGDLAGFASSLVLGLVALGIAVESALRFLNPQPVAFSEATAIAVLGLLVNLLSAVLLGPDHHHDHHHEPHDHAEHGHDNNLRSAYVHVLADALTSVLAIAALLGGRFLGWVWLDPAMGLVGAAVIAVWSWSLMRAASSVLLDMADPHVEGEIRELVEDETEARIVDLHLWRVGPAGHAAIVSVVGDDADNVRRRLRPVHEIVHLTVEARASASQPPAA from the coding sequence ATGGAGCAGTCTGACGTTGGCGGGATGGCTCACGATCACGTCTTTCTTGGCCGTGACCACGACCGCAACACCCGCCGTGTGCTCTGGGTCGTGCTCCTGACGCTGACCATGATGGTCGGCGAAATCGTCGCCGGTGTTGTGTTCAACTCCATGGCGCTGCTCGCCGACGGTTTCCATATGGCCACGCACGCCGGTGCTCTGACGGTGGCAGCCTTCGCCTATCTCCTGGCGCGCCGATACGCCGCCGAGCGGCGGTTCACTTTCGGCACAGGCAAGGTCGGCGATCTCGCCGGCTTCGCGTCGTCCCTGGTTCTCGGTCTTGTGGCGCTGGGCATCGCCGTCGAGTCGGCTCTCCGCTTCCTCAATCCGCAACCGGTGGCTTTCTCGGAAGCGACGGCCATTGCCGTGCTGGGACTCCTGGTCAATCTCCTGAGCGCCGTTCTGCTGGGTCCCGATCATCACCACGATCACCATCACGAACCCCACGACCACGCCGAACATGGCCATGACAACAACCTGCGCTCTGCCTACGTCCACGTGCTGGCGGATGCCTTGACGTCGGTCCTTGCGATTGCCGCGCTTCTCGGCGGGCGGTTCTTGGGCTGGGTATGGTTGGATCCGGCCATGGGACTCGTCGGGGCAGCCGTGATCGCGGTCTGGTCCTGGTCACTGATGCGCGCGGCATCCTCGGTGCTTCTCGACATGGCCGATCCACATGTCGAGGGCGAGATCCGCGAACTGGTTGAAGACGAGACCGAGGCCCGCATCGTCGATCTTCATCTTTGGCGCGTCGGTCCGGCCGGCCATGCCGCCATCGTGTCGGTGGTCGGCGACGACGCGGACAATGTGCGTCGCCGCCTCCGACCGGTTCACGAGATCGTCCACCTGACGGTGGAGGCCAGGGCGTCCGCTTCTCAGCCACCCGCCGCGTAG
- a CDS encoding metal/formaldehyde-sensitive transcriptional repressor produces MATLRRSGLTRSLCIVPQVGWQWHRAGLVDTSTVRGERLRLLGSLRERLALPDVSVVLGRKSLRRGDGASANSGLANGSQFYRIGGYPIMHTKTNKKPLLARVRRIAGQLTAIEKALEDEAECAVVLHQVAGVRGAVLGLMDELIEGHLHEHVARPGIDDATRSAAADELMEAIRRYGK; encoded by the coding sequence TTGGCGACGCTCAGGCGATCCGGACTCACCCGCTCGCTCTGCATCGTGCCTCAGGTCGGCTGGCAATGGCATCGTGCCGGTCTCGTCGACACCTCGACGGTGCGAGGAGAACGACTGCGATTGTTGGGATCGCTCCGTGAACGCCTTGCGCTGCCCGATGTTTCGGTTGTTTTAGGGCGGAAGAGTCTTCGCCGAGGCGACGGCGCGAGTGCGAACTCAGGTCTTGCCAACGGTTCCCAGTTCTATAGGATAGGGGGGTATCCTATCATGCATACCAAAACGAACAAAAAACCCTTGCTCGCCCGTGTCCGGCGCATCGCCGGACAGTTGACCGCCATTGAAAAAGCGCTGGAGGACGAGGCGGAGTGCGCCGTCGTCTTGCATCAGGTGGCCGGTGTGCGCGGCGCGGTGCTGGGGCTGATGGACGAGCTGATCGAGGGACACCTCCACGAGCATGTCGCCCGCCCTGGCATCGACGATGCCACGCGGTCGGCGGCAGCGGACGAACTGATGGAAGCCATTCGTCGCTACGGAAAATGA
- the tnpA gene encoding IS200/IS605 family transposase, which produces MVDDNHLAHSTWDCKYHLVFASKYRMKRLYGELRRELVEKFRKLCLQKGCQIVEGHMMTDHVHMLISIPPKYSVSHIVGFLKGKTALYVANKYARKRKFRGYHFWARGYFVSTTGYNEQVVRRYIRDQEKADKASDHNDLFKLNP; this is translated from the coding sequence ATAGTGGACGATAACCATCTAGCCCACTCAACGTGGGACTGCAAATACCACTTGGTTTTTGCAAGTAAATACAGAATGAAAAGGCTTTATGGAGAGTTGCGTCGGGAACTGGTTGAGAAATTCCGGAAACTCTGTCTCCAGAAGGGCTGCCAGATCGTCGAAGGGCACATGATGACTGACCATGTGCATATGCTGATATCGATCCCGCCGAAGTATTCCGTTTCGCACATCGTCGGGTTTCTGAAGGGCAAGACGGCTCTTTATGTCGCCAACAAATATGCCCGCAAACGCAAGTTCCGCGGCTATCACTTTTGGGCGCGCGGTTACTTCGTATCCACCACCGGCTACAATGAACAGGTCGTTAGACGTTACATCAGGGACCAGGAGAAAGCCGACAAGGCATCAGATCACAACGATCTGTTCAAGCTGAACCCCTGA
- a CDS encoding substrate-binding domain-containing protein, whose product MTIDRRTFLAGLATATVAGGLPLRSAFAEGISGAPGIVGERKVKIALVRYLSTGDFFQFYLAGVTRQAEALGFDLHVLDSRQDAALQAEMLQQAMNLGVDGIILQHGLTETLKDPAAQAVEEGFKVVAFDVNCENPAIPQIEQNDRELARLALEQAIADNGESFKAGYVYVPGIAPLDRRDETWQAFKKKYPGIQEVAHWGTMNNPIANSVADQTAAVLRANPDITVIFAPYDEFAKGAKTAVDEAGLSEKIKIYSADISTPDISAMVEDKSAWAATAATSSAVVGEVCVRTLALQLAGVDTGAQVVVPPTLITRQILLEKGIKNMDDLAAKLPQFSKADVSMAPWIPEPKR is encoded by the coding sequence ATGACTATCGACAGAAGGACATTTCTTGCCGGTCTTGCCACCGCCACGGTGGCCGGCGGCCTGCCGCTTCGTTCCGCCTTCGCCGAAGGCATTTCCGGCGCCCCCGGCATTGTCGGCGAGCGCAAGGTGAAGATCGCGCTGGTGCGCTATCTTTCCACCGGCGACTTCTTCCAGTTCTATCTGGCCGGCGTGACCCGTCAGGCAGAGGCGCTCGGCTTCGACCTGCATGTGCTCGACTCCCGCCAGGATGCGGCGCTGCAGGCAGAGATGCTGCAGCAGGCGATGAACCTCGGCGTCGACGGCATCATCCTGCAGCACGGCCTGACCGAGACGCTGAAGGATCCGGCTGCCCAGGCGGTTGAGGAGGGCTTCAAGGTCGTCGCCTTCGACGTCAACTGCGAGAACCCGGCCATCCCGCAGATCGAGCAGAACGACCGCGAACTCGCCCGTCTCGCTCTTGAGCAGGCCATCGCCGACAATGGTGAGAGTTTCAAGGCCGGCTATGTCTACGTGCCGGGCATCGCACCGCTCGACCGTCGCGACGAGACCTGGCAGGCGTTCAAGAAGAAGTATCCCGGCATCCAGGAAGTGGCGCACTGGGGCACCATGAACAACCCGATCGCCAACTCGGTCGCCGACCAGACGGCGGCGGTGCTGCGCGCCAATCCCGACATCACCGTCATCTTCGCGCCCTACGACGAGTTCGCCAAGGGTGCCAAGACCGCAGTCGACGAGGCCGGCCTCAGCGAGAAGATCAAGATCTACTCGGCCGACATCTCGACGCCGGACATCTCGGCGATGGTCGAGGACAAGAGCGCCTGGGCGGCCACGGCAGCCACATCCTCGGCGGTTGTTGGCGAAGTCTGCGTGCGCACGCTGGCCCTGCAGCTTGCCGGCGTCGACACCGGGGCGCAGGTGGTGGTGCCGCCGACGCTGATCACCCGGCAGATTCTCCTTGAGAAGGGCATCAAGAACATGGACGACCTCGCGGCCAAGCTGCCGCAGTTCTCCAAGGCCGACGTGTCGATGGCGCCCTGGATTCCCGAGCCGAAGCGCTGA
- a CDS encoding ABC transporter permease produces the protein MSTQSPHPAAPAGAAQAGATKSALTVKDFIIKFGLLIILAVMIIVFWRLEPAFANARNMFSILQAVSVTALLALGVTVTLAIAGFDLSIGSTAAMSLMASSYVMVILNQGTFLAVVICLLLGVFIGFLNGVLIVKGRIPDLLATLGMMFLLLGLQLIPTGGRSIAKGMTLSDGSAATGTFTDTFLALGRYRVFDLIPLPVIIMVVAAIILWVFMERSRYGRVLYAIGGNEKATRLAGAPVERYKIAAYMISGLFASIGGILLAARVGRGDVTSGSSLLLDSVAAALIGYAVLGAKKPNVFGTAVGALFVGTLLNGLTMLNAPYYAQDFVKGLVLVFALLFTFGFASSQRR, from the coding sequence ATGAGCACCCAGTCTCCCCATCCGGCAGCGCCGGCGGGCGCCGCGCAAGCCGGCGCCACGAAGTCCGCCCTCACCGTCAAGGACTTCATCATCAAGTTCGGCCTCCTGATCATCCTGGCCGTGATGATCATCGTCTTCTGGCGTCTCGAGCCGGCCTTCGCCAACGCCCGCAACATGTTTTCCATCCTGCAGGCGGTGTCGGTCACGGCGCTCCTGGCGCTCGGCGTCACCGTCACGCTGGCCATCGCCGGCTTCGACCTGTCCATCGGCTCGACGGCGGCCATGTCGCTGATGGCGTCGAGCTACGTGATGGTGATCCTCAACCAGGGCACCTTCCTCGCCGTTGTGATCTGCCTGCTGCTCGGCGTGTTCATCGGCTTTCTCAACGGTGTCCTGATCGTCAAGGGCCGCATCCCGGATCTTCTGGCGACGCTCGGCATGATGTTCCTGCTACTCGGTTTGCAGCTCATTCCGACCGGCGGTCGTTCGATCGCCAAGGGCATGACGCTGTCGGACGGTTCGGCGGCGACCGGCACCTTCACCGACACCTTTCTGGCACTCGGTCGCTATCGCGTGTTCGATCTGATCCCGCTGCCGGTCATCATCATGGTCGTGGCCGCTATCATCCTGTGGGTGTTCATGGAGCGCTCGCGCTATGGCCGCGTGCTCTACGCCATCGGCGGCAACGAGAAGGCCACCCGCCTCGCCGGTGCGCCGGTCGAGCGCTACAAGATCGCCGCCTACATGATCTCCGGCCTGTTCGCCTCGATCGGCGGCATCCTGCTCGCCGCCCGCGTCGGCCGTGGCGACGTGACGTCCGGCTCGTCGCTGCTGCTCGACTCGGTCGCCGCCGCGCTGATCGGCTACGCCGTGCTGGGCGCCAAGAAGCCCAACGTGTTCGGCACCGCTGTCGGCGCGCTGTTCGTCGGCACGCTGCTCAACGGCCTCACCATGCTCAACGCTCCCTACTACGCGCAGGACTTCGTCAAGGGCCTCGTCCTTGTCTTCGCCCTGCTCTTCACCTTCGGCTTCGCCTCCTCGCAGCGTCGCTGA
- a CDS encoding sugar ABC transporter ATP-binding protein, with protein sequence MTEPGREVIRIRGLNKRFGSTHAVIDVDLDIRRGEVLALMGANGAGKSTLIKILCGVHPADSGTMEIDGATVDFRSPLEACAAGIHTVHQIINDGVVQQLTVAENLALDEICRPEGPMLLSRAAITARAREIQAILGLDLPLGRAMSELGQAERQLVAIARALSHDPKVLILDEPTSSLSEAEAARLFVLIEDLRARGVAIVYISHRMSDIRRLADRAVVMRDGRVRAEFARPLDFDGIVHAMVGHRVSEGARAAVAGGRTVVEIRDFAITPTSAPFDLDLREGEVVVLTGLIGAGKTELAECLFGTAAAHAGSVTIDGKPLRAASPQHAIAKGVFMAHEDRGNSSLVSEFSVLHNMTLPFLRHFSKLSLVVPDQERRAAVGQVSDLSIKCASIDVPIGSLSGGNQQKVVLGRWLIQPCRLLILDEPFQGVDIGARQDIGRRLRETAAGRATLVICADLEEATEIADRIIVMRDFSVVGGHSIDGLSLDALVAEISGAGTHATFA encoded by the coding sequence ATGACAGAACCAGGGAGGGAGGTGATCCGCATCCGCGGGCTGAACAAGCGTTTCGGCAGCACGCATGCGGTCATCGACGTCGATCTCGACATTCGGCGTGGCGAGGTGCTGGCGTTGATGGGCGCCAACGGCGCCGGCAAGTCGACGCTGATCAAGATTCTCTGCGGCGTGCATCCGGCCGATTCCGGCACGATGGAGATCGATGGCGCGACGGTCGATTTCCGTTCGCCGCTCGAGGCTTGCGCCGCCGGCATCCATACCGTTCACCAGATCATCAACGACGGCGTCGTCCAGCAGCTCACGGTCGCCGAGAATCTCGCGCTCGACGAGATCTGCCGGCCCGAGGGGCCGATGCTCCTCAGCCGGGCGGCCATCACGGCAAGGGCACGCGAGATTCAGGCGATCCTCGGCCTCGATCTGCCGCTCGGCAGGGCCATGAGCGAGCTCGGCCAGGCCGAACGGCAGCTCGTCGCTATCGCCCGCGCCCTGTCGCACGATCCCAAGGTGCTGATCCTGGACGAGCCGACGTCGTCGCTATCGGAAGCGGAGGCGGCCCGGCTGTTCGTGCTGATCGAGGATCTTCGGGCACGCGGCGTCGCCATCGTCTACATCAGTCACCGCATGTCCGACATCCGTCGCCTCGCCGATCGGGCCGTCGTCATGCGCGACGGCCGCGTCCGCGCCGAGTTCGCGCGACCGCTCGATTTCGACGGCATCGTCCATGCCATGGTCGGCCACCGCGTCAGCGAGGGCGCCCGCGCTGCCGTGGCCGGCGGACGAACCGTGGTCGAGATCCGCGACTTTGCCATCACGCCGACGTCCGCCCCCTTCGACCTCGATCTTCGCGAGGGCGAAGTGGTGGTGCTGACGGGGCTGATCGGCGCCGGCAAGACCGAGCTTGCCGAATGCCTGTTCGGGACGGCCGCCGCTCACGCCGGTTCGGTGACCATCGACGGCAAGCCGCTGCGCGCCGCCTCGCCGCAACACGCCATCGCCAAGGGCGTGTTCATGGCGCATGAGGATCGCGGCAACTCGTCGTTGGTGTCCGAGTTTTCGGTGCTGCACAACATGACGCTGCCCTTCCTCCGGCACTTCTCCAAACTGTCGCTTGTCGTCCCGGACCAGGAACGGCGGGCGGCGGTCGGCCAGGTCAGCGATCTTTCCATCAAGTGCGCCTCCATCGACGTGCCGATCGGTTCTCTGTCGGGCGGCAACCAGCAGAAGGTCGTGCTCGGCCGCTGGCTGATCCAGCCCTGTCGCCTGCTCATTCTCGACGAGCCCTTCCAGGGCGTGGACATCGGTGCCCGGCAGGATATCGGCCGACGATTGCGCGAGACGGCCGCCGGACGGGCGACGCTGGTCATCTGCGCCGATCTGGAGGAGGCAACCGAAATCGCCGACCGGATCATCGTGATGCGCGACTTTTCGGTGGTCGGTGGGCACTCCATCGACGGGCTGTCGCTCGATGCCCTGGTCGCCGAGATCAGCGGTGCCGGCACCCACGCAACCTTCGCCTGA
- the mtnK gene encoding S-methyl-5-thioribose kinase, giving the protein MTDVRSARTGGADYRPMTESTLAPYLAGFNDVAVILGGTARDWKVSEVGDGNLNLVFIVRGLEGALIVKQALPYVRLVGDSWPLPLDRSFFESQALITEDAAAPGLVPKVILFDAMQALVVMEFLTPHIIMRKGLIDGVEFPRFAAALSEFMAQSLFKTSDLYLPAAEKKKQMAVFCANTELCRITEDLVFTDPYRAAKLNHWTSPQLDDIALEFRADGPLKAAAQAMKLKFLSHAEALVHGDLHSGSIMATSTDVRIIDPEFAFFGPMGFDVGALIGNMILAYLSQIGHEDEKGGRDAYRAWILKQTVDVWNMFSARFLELWSTESKGDAFTAELFADAESRAALAEEQARYMRALFEDTLGFAGCKMIRRILGLAHVADFESIADKDLRASGERRALRLGRELVVNRARFANIDAVAAAVVAADTTR; this is encoded by the coding sequence ATGACAGACGTTCGGAGCGCCCGCACCGGCGGCGCCGATTATCGGCCGATGACTGAAAGCACGCTGGCGCCCTATCTCGCCGGCTTCAACGACGTCGCGGTCATCCTGGGCGGCACGGCGCGGGACTGGAAGGTCTCTGAGGTTGGCGACGGCAATCTCAACCTGGTGTTCATCGTGCGCGGGCTGGAAGGAGCGCTGATCGTCAAACAGGCTCTGCCCTACGTGCGCCTCGTCGGCGATTCCTGGCCACTGCCGCTCGACCGTTCGTTCTTCGAGAGTCAGGCTTTGATCACGGAGGATGCCGCCGCGCCGGGGCTGGTGCCCAAGGTCATCCTGTTCGACGCGATGCAGGCGCTGGTGGTGATGGAGTTCCTCACGCCGCATATCATCATGCGCAAGGGACTGATCGATGGCGTCGAGTTCCCGCGTTTCGCGGCGGCGCTGTCGGAGTTCATGGCGCAGTCGCTGTTCAAGACGTCCGACCTCTACCTGCCGGCGGCCGAGAAGAAGAAGCAGATGGCGGTATTCTGCGCCAACACCGAGCTCTGCAGGATCACCGAGGATCTGGTGTTCACCGATCCCTATCGGGCTGCCAAGCTCAACCACTGGACATCGCCTCAACTCGACGACATCGCGCTGGAGTTCCGCGCCGACGGTCCGCTCAAGGCGGCGGCGCAGGCGATGAAGCTCAAGTTCCTGAGCCACGCCGAAGCGCTGGTGCACGGCGACCTGCATTCCGGCTCGATCATGGCGACCAGCACCGACGTTCGCATCATCGACCCGGAGTTCGCCTTCTTCGGACCGATGGGTTTCGACGTCGGCGCGCTGATCGGCAACATGATCCTCGCCTACCTCAGCCAGATCGGCCACGAGGATGAAAAGGGCGGACGCGACGCCTATCGCGCCTGGATCCTGAAGCAGACCGTCGACGTCTGGAACATGTTCTCGGCCCGCTTCCTCGAACTGTGGTCGACCGAAAGCAAGGGCGATGCGTTTACCGCCGAATTGTTCGCCGATGCGGAAAGCCGGGCGGCCCTTGCCGAGGAACAGGCGCGCTACATGCGTGCGCTGTTCGAAGACACGCTTGGATTTGCCGGCTGCAAGATGATCCGCCGCATCCTCGGCCTCGCCCACGTTGCCGATTTTGAGAGCATCGCCGACAAGGACCTCAGAGCGAGCGGCGAACGGCGCGCTCTGCGGCTCGGTCGCGAGCTTGTTGTCAACCGGGCCCGCTTTGCCAATATCGACGCCGTGGCAGCCGCCGTGGTTGCCGCCGATACCACCCGCTGA
- the mtnA gene encoding S-methyl-5-thioribose-1-phosphate isomerase, giving the protein MKIYGKSMRTIWVADDSWGVEIIDQTKLPFEVKTRTLRSWQEAATAIRDMIVRGAPLIGATGAYGLALAMREDSSDENLERAYTALLATRPTAVNLRWGLDDLKGRLIKVAPSERMGLAYRRAAEICDEDVETCKSIGRHGLSIIRELWEKKGKPARFNVLTHCNAGWLACIDWGTALAPIYMAFEAGIPIHVWVDETRPRNQGASLTAFELGQHGVDHTVIADNQGGHLMQHGLVDMAIVGTDRTTATGDVCNKIGTYLKALAAHDNGVPFYVGLPFTTIDWTLEDGVREIPIEERDARELSHITGRTADGRLETVDILPKGSTALNYGFDVTPARLVTGLITERGVADASREGLLKLYPEQKAK; this is encoded by the coding sequence ATGAAAATCTACGGCAAATCCATGCGGACGATCTGGGTCGCGGACGACAGCTGGGGCGTCGAGATCATCGACCAGACCAAGCTGCCGTTCGAGGTCAAGACTCGGACGCTGCGCTCCTGGCAGGAAGCGGCGACCGCCATCCGCGACATGATCGTGCGCGGCGCACCGCTGATCGGCGCCACCGGCGCCTACGGTCTGGCGCTGGCCATGCGCGAGGACTCCTCGGACGAGAACCTCGAGCGCGCCTACACCGCCCTGCTCGCGACGCGGCCGACGGCGGTCAATCTCCGCTGGGGGCTCGACGACCTCAAGGGCCGCCTCATCAAGGTTGCTCCGTCCGAGCGCATGGGCCTTGCCTATCGTCGCGCTGCGGAAATCTGCGACGAGGACGTCGAGACCTGCAAGTCGATCGGCCGGCATGGCCTTTCCATCATTCGCGAGCTCTGGGAGAAGAAGGGCAAGCCGGCGCGCTTCAACGTGCTGACCCATTGCAACGCCGGCTGGCTGGCCTGCATCGACTGGGGTACCGCCCTCGCCCCCATCTACATGGCCTTCGAGGCAGGCATTCCCATCCATGTCTGGGTCGATGAGACGCGGCCGCGCAACCAGGGCGCCAGCCTCACCGCCTTCGAACTCGGCCAGCATGGCGTCGACCATACGGTGATCGCCGACAACCAGGGGGGCCACCTGATGCAGCACGGCCTCGTCGACATGGCGATCGTCGGCACCGACCGCACAACGGCGACCGGCGACGTCTGCAACAAGATCGGCACCTACCTGAAGGCGCTCGCCGCCCACGACAACGGCGTCCCCTTCTACGTCGGCCTGCCGTTCACGACCATCGACTGGACGCTCGAAGACGGCGTCCGTGAGATCCCGATCGAGGAGCGCGACGCCCGCGAGCTCAGCCATATCACCGGCCGCACCGCCGATGGCCGGCTGGAGACGGTGGACATCCTGCCCAAGGGAAGCACAGCGCTCAACTACGGCTTCGATGTGACGCCAGCCCGTCTCGTCACGGGGCTCATCACCGAGCGCGGCGTCGCCGACGCCAGCCGCGAAGGTCTTCTCAAGCTCTACCCGGAGCAGAAGGCCAAATGA
- a CDS encoding sugar-binding transcriptional regulator, giving the protein MAPRSRTKDKADRSAADGDNRTPLPRPGEYLVDPLLWASWLYHHDEMTQSQIADLMGVSRATVVNYLQQARDLHYVKVVVRPELLNSIDLAQQLKQAFGLTECMVIPFDGGVRPPSERIGRAGAQYLDQILVNGDVLGVAWGRTVLSLAENLPEKAMPDSCVVQVIGSQRSAYDGFTAEECVAFIARRLHARSINLHAPAALSNAALRDALMREPTIQEQFARIRSCNKLLFGVCTVKANSLVFASGLISVDESKYYISNGAVGVIAGRFYDIDGNWLRGTMDDRMIGITLEDVRSVPTRIAAAGGPDKTDAILGALRGGYVTALITDEPTARNILGRL; this is encoded by the coding sequence ATGGCGCCACGCTCAAGGACGAAGGATAAGGCCGACCGGTCGGCGGCCGATGGGGACAATCGGACGCCGCTGCCGAGGCCGGGGGAATACCTCGTCGATCCGCTCCTGTGGGCGTCCTGGCTCTACCATCACGATGAGATGACGCAGAGCCAGATCGCCGACCTGATGGGCGTGTCGCGGGCGACGGTGGTGAACTATCTGCAGCAGGCGCGGGATCTGCATTACGTCAAGGTGGTGGTGCGGCCGGAACTCCTGAATTCCATCGACCTCGCCCAACAGCTCAAGCAGGCTTTCGGCCTCACCGAGTGCATGGTCATTCCCTTCGACGGTGGCGTGCGCCCGCCGAGCGAGCGCATCGGCCGGGCCGGCGCCCAGTATCTCGACCAGATCCTGGTGAACGGCGACGTTCTCGGCGTCGCCTGGGGTCGTACCGTGCTGTCGCTGGCCGAAAACCTGCCGGAAAAGGCCATGCCCGACAGTTGCGTCGTGCAGGTGATCGGCAGTCAGCGGTCCGCCTACGACGGCTTCACGGCGGAAGAGTGCGTCGCCTTCATTGCCCGTCGGCTGCATGCCCGGTCGATCAACCTGCACGCTCCGGCGGCCTTGTCCAACGCGGCGCTGCGCGATGCGCTGATGCGCGAGCCGACCATCCAGGAGCAGTTCGCCCGCATCCGCTCCTGCAACAAGCTGCTGTTCGGCGTCTGCACGGTGAAGGCCAACAGCCTGGTGTTCGCCTCCGGCCTGATCTCGGTCGATGAAAGCAAGTACTACATCTCCAACGGCGCCGTCGGCGTCATTGCCGGCCGCTTCTACGACATCGACGGCAACTGGCTGCGCGGCACCATGGACGACCGGATGATCGGCATCACCCTCGAGGACGTCCGCAGCGTGCCGACCCGCATCGCCGCCGCCGGCGGTCCCGACAAGACCGACGCTATTCTCGGCGCGTTGCGCGGTGGCTACGTCACCGCCCTGATCACCGACGAACCGACGGCCCGCAATATTCTCGGACGGCTCTAG
- a CDS encoding class II aldolase/adducin family protein translates to MPASLSALSHLALRTEIIATCREMNASGVNQGTSGNVSVRVGKDRFLVTPTGIPYAGMTEDQIVEMTFDGTYYGPCRPTSEWRFHRDILLHRQDIDTVIHTHSMFSTVMSCLRRDIPAVHYMVAAAGGENIRCADYATFGSQALSNHALKALEGRLACLLANHGLIVLGANLKKAYSLLVEVETIAAQYWRTLAVGTPMILDSAEMQNVFAMFKVYGRQDVADTDLRCGGPVAPAA, encoded by the coding sequence ATGCCCGCCAGCCTTTCCGCCCTCTCCCATCTCGCCCTCCGGACGGAGATTATCGCCACCTGCCGCGAAATGAACGCCTCGGGCGTCAACCAGGGCACCTCGGGCAATGTCAGCGTCCGCGTCGGCAAGGATCGCTTTCTGGTGACGCCCACCGGCATCCCCTATGCCGGCATGACCGAAGACCAGATCGTCGAGATGACGTTCGACGGGACCTACTACGGTCCCTGCCGGCCGACCAGCGAGTGGCGCTTCCACCGGGATATTCTGCTCCATCGGCAGGACATCGACACGGTGATCCACACGCATTCCATGTTTTCGACGGTCATGTCCTGCCTGCGGCGCGACATTCCGGCCGTCCACTACATGGTGGCCGCAGCCGGTGGCGAGAACATCCGCTGCGCCGACTATGCCACCTTCGGCTCGCAGGCGCTCTCCAACCACGCCCTGAAGGCGCTGGAGGGCCGCCTCGCCTGTCTGCTCGCCAACCACGGATTGATCGTGCTCGGCGCCAATCTCAAGAAGGCCTATTCGCTGCTGGTCGAGGTGGAGACCATCGCCGCCCAATACTGGCGGACGCTCGCCGTCGGCACGCCGATGATCCTCGACAGCGCCGAAATGCAGAACGTATTCGCGATGTTCAAGGTCTACGGCCGGCAGGACGTGGCAGACACCGACCTCCGCTGCGGCGGTCCGGTGGCGCCTGCCGCCTGA